Proteins encoded within one genomic window of Anopheles gambiae chromosome 3, idAnoGambNW_F1_1, whole genome shotgun sequence:
- the LOC133393396 gene encoding probable serine/threonine-protein kinase DDB_G0277071 isoform X3, producing the protein MANLCKKMRRRSRMKVLKILQSFSQGTFIAFLLLFFGVNCMGEPGYLDFDNLPETNFTCAGKVIGGYYADLEASCQMFHVCTIGQGDEPMDIKFLCLNGTVFDQETRVCERVDEVDCSKSEKFYYLNLELYGNTIIPSPDDGSSEEESEGSDSSSTTSTTTTTTTTTTTTTPKPPATTTPSRRFVFNNGNSKGFTQPISSSTIATPTHAFSSTSGKPPSDEEDYEYEDEEYPDDSKSADQDSVVVPALEEGGSFSPQQFTLQQQQQGNQPKTEPPTKAGGVKPAVSFQQQHFQNGGTLAVTNSHVTVTTHTTSNGGGVSGGPPSSNGDNGGATPPAGSGTKPKAQPSQPPLTHKQKQQLEHQRRQQQEQLLQQQAITKQHEELQKRQQEAAVKQQQKALQQQQKQVQQHEAEIKNHQALLLLHTQKINRQQQKQQNVPSSAAPPATQRLPFATGAGASGFGSNQPQQQQQQQQQTQAPKRIPLLASSSPLALPSPASPLTPFRLRAQGFKLPQSVAPQMSPQQRQDILRQQQQQQQQQHHQHHHQQQQQEERFEGYRRQPPPQYPVRFQVPLHLPFEQQLRNQKDISLQFDPDVEDLTQIPQHKELKRSDPPFHQHHGKGTTTASKEQTPIATGERKADSGHQSQAEQEQQQDPVVEYEYDEDYSSEADESEQGNPTLDSVKSNTNSEFVIAKNASPGKTGEDRYQKEHGTAVSRSDTERTNTNPSANSSSSNRVTSNKSSSSSSNSGSSVSSNDRSSKKLPSGGGGGTVTTSNTSRFIINNEHHKSSSSSPPRVQPSARVGVSPVTPGHPKVIVTTSTSIRDNHGRTINYSITSNGGSISSTAASTPSQPGTTVRPKPGTVKGYDEYKESDVLSDPFYLDVPRHRTRTRRSLRNVGSTGSRRKRYILLVPRFM; encoded by the exons ATGCGGCGACGATCCAGAATGAAGGTTCTAAAGATACTGCAGTCCTTTTCGCAAG GGACGTTCATAgcgtttttgctgcttttcttCGGCGTGAACTGTATGGGTGAACCGGGG TACCTTGACTTTGATAATCTTCCGGAGACTAATTTTACCTGCGCCGGCAAAGTGATCGGAGGATACTATGCCGATCTGGAAGCGTCCTGCCAGATGTTTCACGTGTGCACCATCGGGCAGGGGGACGAGCCGATGGACATCAAGTTCCTGTGCCTGAACGGGACGGTGTTCGACCAGGAGACGCGCGTTTGCGAGCGCGTCGACGAGGTCGATTGCTCCAAGTCGGAGAAGTTTTACTATCTCAATCTGGAGCTGTACGGTAACACCATCATACCTTCACCAGATG ATGGCAGCTCGGAGGAAGAGAGCGAAGGAAGCGATTCCTCATCAACCACCAGCACGACGACTACAACTACTACCACGACGACCACCACTACTCCCAAGCCGCCAGCGACGACCACCCCATCCAGACGGTTCGTTTTCAACAACGGCAACAGCAAGGGCTTCACACAGCCCATCTCATCCTCCACGATCGCGACACCGACGCACGCGTTCTCGAGCACCTCCGGCAAACCCCCGTCGGACGAGGAGGACTACGAGTATGAGGACGAGGAGTACCCGGACGACAGCAAGTCCGCCGATCAGGATTCGGTCGTCGTGCCCGCCCTGGAGGAAGGCGGCAGCTTCTCGCCGCAGCAGTTCAcgctgcagcaacagcagcagggcaATCAACCAAAAACGGAACCGCCAACCAAAGCCGGTGGCGTCAAGCCGGCCGTatccttccagcagcagcacttccAGAACGGGGGCACGCTGGCCGTTACAAACTCGCACGTGACGGTCACCACCCACACCACGAGCAATGGTGGAGGTGTCAGCGGCGGTCCACCTTCTAGTAACGGTGATAATGGTGGAGCTACACCGCCCGCCGGCAGTGGCACGAAGCCCAAAGCCCAACCGTCGCAACCTCCGCTGACACACAAACAGAAGCAACAGCTGGAGCATCAGCGgcgccagcagcaggagcagctaCTCCAACAGCAAGCCATCACCAAGCAGCACGAGGAGCTGCAGAAACGCCAACAGGAGGCGGCcgtcaagcagcagcagaaagcactgcagcagcagcagaagcaggtcCAGCAGCACGAAGCCGAGATCAAGAATCATCAGGCACTGTTACTACTGCACACGCAGAAGATTAACcgacagcagcagaagcaacagAATGTACCCTCGTCCGCAGCACCACCCGCCACGCAGCGTTTACCGTTCGCGACCGGGGCTGGTGCGAGCGGATTTGGATCGAatcagccacagcagcagcagcagcagcagcaacaaacacaagcaccaaAGAGAATACCGCTGCTTGCCTCATCGTCACCGCTAGCGCTGCCTTCGCCTGCCTCCCCGCTGACACCGTTCCGCTTGAGGGCTCAGGGTTTCAAGCTACCACAGTCGGTCGCTCCTCAAATGTCACCCCAGCAGCGGCAGGATATACTacgccagcaacagcaacagcagcagcagcaacaccatcaacatcatcaccagcagcagcagcaggaggaacGCTTCGAAGGATACCGAAGACAACCACCGCCTCAG TATCCGGTTCGTTTTCAGGTACCGCTGCATCTACCCttcgagcagcagctgcgcAATCAGAAGGACATCTCGCTACAGTTCGACCCGGACGTAGAGGATCTGACGCAGATCCCCCAGCACAAGGAGCTGAAGCGTTCGGATCCACCCTTCCACCAGCATCACGGCAAGGGGACGACGACGGCCAGCAAGGAGCAAACGCCGATCGCCACCGGTGAGCGTAAGGCGGACAGTGGACACCAATCGCAAGCTGAGCAGGAGCAACAGCAGGACCCGGTGGTAGAGTACGAGTATGACGAGGATTACAGTTCCGAGGCGGATGAGTCGGAGCAGGGCAATCCTACCCTAGATAGCGTTAAGTCAAACACCAATAGTGAATTTGTTATCGCCAAGAATGCATCGCCCGGCAAGACGGGTGAGGATCGCTACCAGAAGGAGCACGGCACGGCCGTGTCGAGAAGTGATACCGAGCGAACTAATACTAATCCTAGCGCAAATAGTTCTAGCAGTAATAGAGTGACTAGTAATAagagtagtagcagcagcagtaatagTGGTAGTAGCGTTAGTAGTAACGATCGTAGCTCTAAGAAACTCCCGAGcggaggaggtggtggtaccgtcaccaccagcaacacTAGTAGGTTTATCATCAACAATGAGCACcacaagagcagcagcagttcgcCACCGCGCGTCCAGCCGTCGGCCCGGGTCGGTGTTTCGCCGGTAACGCCCGGCCATCCGAAGGTGATCGTCACCACCAGTACCTCCATCCGGGACAATCACGGCCGTACGATCAACTACTCGATCACGAGCAATGGTGGTTCCATCTCGAGCACTGCCGCCAGCACGCCATCGCAGCCCGGCACAACAGTGCGTCCAAAGCCGGGCACGGTCAAGGGGTACGACGAGTACAAGGAGAGTGACGTACTGAGCGATCCGTTCTATCTGGACGTGCCGCGCCATCGTACCCGTACTAGGCGATCGTTAAGGAACGTGGGATCAACGGGTTCGCGCCGGAAGCGCTACATACTGCTCGTTCCTCGTTTCATGTAG
- the LOC133393396 gene encoding probable serine/threonine-protein kinase DDB_G0277071 isoform X4: MRPLKMRRRSRMKVLKILQSFSQGTFIAFLLLFFGVNCMGEPGYLDFDNLPETNFTCAGKVIGGYYADLEASCQMFHVCTIGQGDEPMDIKFLCLNGTVFDQETRVCERVDEVDCSKSEKFYYLNLELYGNTIIPSPDDGSSEEESEGSDSSSTTSTTTTTTTTTTTTTPKPPATTTPSRRFVFNNGNSKGFTQPISSSTIATPTHAFSSTSGKPPSDEEDYEYEDEEYPDDSKSADQDSVVVPALEEGGSFSPQQFTLQQQQQGNQPKTEPPTKAGGVKPAVSFQQQHFQNGGTLAVTNSHVTVTTHTTSNGGGVSGGPPSSNGDNGGATPPAGSGTKPKAQPSQPPLTHKQKQQLEHQRRQQQEQLLQQQAITKQHEELQKRQQEAAVKQQQKALQQQQKQVQQHEAEIKNHQALLLLHTQKINRQQQKQQNVPSSAAPPATQRLPFATGAGASGFGSNQPQQQQQQQQQTQAPKRIPLLASSSPLALPSPASPLTPFRLRAQGFKLPQSVAPQMSPQQRQDILRQQQQQQQQQHHQHHHQQQQQEERFEGYRRQPPPQYPVRFQVPLHLPFEQQLRNQKDISLQFDPDVEDLTQIPQHKELKRSDPPFHQHHGKGTTTASKEQTPIATGERKADSGHQSQAEQEQQQDPVVEYEYDEDYSSEADESEQGNPTLDSVKSNTNSEFVIAKNASPGKTGEDRYQKEHGTAVSRSDTERTNTNPSANSSSSNRVTSNKSSSSSSNSGSSVSSNDRSSKKLPSGGGGGTVTTSNTSRFIINNEHHKSSSSSPPRVQPSARVGVSPVTPGHPKVIVTTSTSIRDNHGRTINYSITSNGGSISSTAASTPSQPGTTVRPKPGTVKGYDEYKESDVLSDPFYLDVPRHRTRTRRSLRNVGSTGSRRKRYILLVPRFM; this comes from the exons ATGCGGCGACGATCCAGAATGAAGGTTCTAAAGATACTGCAGTCCTTTTCGCAAG GGACGTTCATAgcgtttttgctgcttttcttCGGCGTGAACTGTATGGGTGAACCGGGG TACCTTGACTTTGATAATCTTCCGGAGACTAATTTTACCTGCGCCGGCAAAGTGATCGGAGGATACTATGCCGATCTGGAAGCGTCCTGCCAGATGTTTCACGTGTGCACCATCGGGCAGGGGGACGAGCCGATGGACATCAAGTTCCTGTGCCTGAACGGGACGGTGTTCGACCAGGAGACGCGCGTTTGCGAGCGCGTCGACGAGGTCGATTGCTCCAAGTCGGAGAAGTTTTACTATCTCAATCTGGAGCTGTACGGTAACACCATCATACCTTCACCAGATG ATGGCAGCTCGGAGGAAGAGAGCGAAGGAAGCGATTCCTCATCAACCACCAGCACGACGACTACAACTACTACCACGACGACCACCACTACTCCCAAGCCGCCAGCGACGACCACCCCATCCAGACGGTTCGTTTTCAACAACGGCAACAGCAAGGGCTTCACACAGCCCATCTCATCCTCCACGATCGCGACACCGACGCACGCGTTCTCGAGCACCTCCGGCAAACCCCCGTCGGACGAGGAGGACTACGAGTATGAGGACGAGGAGTACCCGGACGACAGCAAGTCCGCCGATCAGGATTCGGTCGTCGTGCCCGCCCTGGAGGAAGGCGGCAGCTTCTCGCCGCAGCAGTTCAcgctgcagcaacagcagcagggcaATCAACCAAAAACGGAACCGCCAACCAAAGCCGGTGGCGTCAAGCCGGCCGTatccttccagcagcagcacttccAGAACGGGGGCACGCTGGCCGTTACAAACTCGCACGTGACGGTCACCACCCACACCACGAGCAATGGTGGAGGTGTCAGCGGCGGTCCACCTTCTAGTAACGGTGATAATGGTGGAGCTACACCGCCCGCCGGCAGTGGCACGAAGCCCAAAGCCCAACCGTCGCAACCTCCGCTGACACACAAACAGAAGCAACAGCTGGAGCATCAGCGgcgccagcagcaggagcagctaCTCCAACAGCAAGCCATCACCAAGCAGCACGAGGAGCTGCAGAAACGCCAACAGGAGGCGGCcgtcaagcagcagcagaaagcactgcagcagcagcagaagcaggtcCAGCAGCACGAAGCCGAGATCAAGAATCATCAGGCACTGTTACTACTGCACACGCAGAAGATTAACcgacagcagcagaagcaacagAATGTACCCTCGTCCGCAGCACCACCCGCCACGCAGCGTTTACCGTTCGCGACCGGGGCTGGTGCGAGCGGATTTGGATCGAatcagccacagcagcagcagcagcagcagcaacaaacacaagcaccaaAGAGAATACCGCTGCTTGCCTCATCGTCACCGCTAGCGCTGCCTTCGCCTGCCTCCCCGCTGACACCGTTCCGCTTGAGGGCTCAGGGTTTCAAGCTACCACAGTCGGTCGCTCCTCAAATGTCACCCCAGCAGCGGCAGGATATACTacgccagcaacagcaacagcagcagcagcaacaccatcaacatcatcaccagcagcagcagcaggaggaacGCTTCGAAGGATACCGAAGACAACCACCGCCTCAG TATCCGGTTCGTTTTCAGGTACCGCTGCATCTACCCttcgagcagcagctgcgcAATCAGAAGGACATCTCGCTACAGTTCGACCCGGACGTAGAGGATCTGACGCAGATCCCCCAGCACAAGGAGCTGAAGCGTTCGGATCCACCCTTCCACCAGCATCACGGCAAGGGGACGACGACGGCCAGCAAGGAGCAAACGCCGATCGCCACCGGTGAGCGTAAGGCGGACAGTGGACACCAATCGCAAGCTGAGCAGGAGCAACAGCAGGACCCGGTGGTAGAGTACGAGTATGACGAGGATTACAGTTCCGAGGCGGATGAGTCGGAGCAGGGCAATCCTACCCTAGATAGCGTTAAGTCAAACACCAATAGTGAATTTGTTATCGCCAAGAATGCATCGCCCGGCAAGACGGGTGAGGATCGCTACCAGAAGGAGCACGGCACGGCCGTGTCGAGAAGTGATACCGAGCGAACTAATACTAATCCTAGCGCAAATAGTTCTAGCAGTAATAGAGTGACTAGTAATAagagtagtagcagcagcagtaatagTGGTAGTAGCGTTAGTAGTAACGATCGTAGCTCTAAGAAACTCCCGAGcggaggaggtggtggtaccgtcaccaccagcaacacTAGTAGGTTTATCATCAACAATGAGCACcacaagagcagcagcagttcgcCACCGCGCGTCCAGCCGTCGGCCCGGGTCGGTGTTTCGCCGGTAACGCCCGGCCATCCGAAGGTGATCGTCACCACCAGTACCTCCATCCGGGACAATCACGGCCGTACGATCAACTACTCGATCACGAGCAATGGTGGTTCCATCTCGAGCACTGCCGCCAGCACGCCATCGCAGCCCGGCACAACAGTGCGTCCAAAGCCGGGCACGGTCAAGGGGTACGACGAGTACAAGGAGAGTGACGTACTGAGCGATCCGTTCTATCTGGACGTGCCGCGCCATCGTACCCGTACTAGGCGATCGTTAAGGAACGTGGGATCAACGGGTTCGCGCCGGAAGCGCTACATACTGCTCGTTCCTCGTTTCATGTAG